Proteins encoded within one genomic window of Eurosta solidaginis isolate ZX-2024a chromosome 1, ASM4086904v1, whole genome shotgun sequence:
- the LOC137237798 gene encoding transmembrane protein 135-like: protein MAGFSKLVLPPLNCIPCSELLLHQGQTCTQMFWWNWYRFSVGSLRYFLPLAISPIVLKPKSLNQKKLLNILRYYLESSLWSAAACALTFSGICLLRNKLGRLYLYTTAFLPTYLAFQLAWFFPVRTVRLFSTATTQASLETWLRRHSPTITRSLPIQTLVFMISSAVILHAKRCNEFNGFWFIQPLTGLQHQKKDENYEDLKNTGSRCLHDGISCTKFIMEGMRSYLLYGIPLDLLSIVRKGRLPRRLEDLKRLQFKMTAFFLSYVGIYRLSSCALSRVTNSTNDASQHLLSAGLGGLSYIFLGKLTFSALAFVIAVQAAWQSYCYQHKDQEVKKSLLLQRFSFAKFMIPVNLAYLAHCYVFHHNELSNLAKEFFRGITDNRFQRIYQFLLSVMAENGKKQL from the exons ATGGCTGGATTTAGTAAATTAGTATTGCCACCATTGAATTGCATACCATGCTCTGAATTGTTGTTGCATCAAGGTCAAACATGTACACAGATGTTTTGGTGGAATTGGTATCGGTTTTCCGTGGGGAGCTTGAGATATTTTCTTCCCTTAGCTATT TCACCCATTGTACTTAAACCAAaaagtttaaatcaaaaaaagttattgaatatTCTGCGTTACTATTTGGAATCATCGCTTTGGAGCGCTGCGGCTTGTGCCTTAACATTTTCCGGTATCTGTTTGTTGAG AAACAAACTCGGCAGATTATATTTGTATACAACGGCATTTTTACCAACATATCTCGCATTTCAGTTGGCTTGGTTTTTTCCAGTTCGCACAGTACGTCTATTCAGCACAGCTACAACACAAGCG TCACTGGAAACCTGGTTGCGCAGACATAGCCCCACCATAACCCGTTCACTGCCAATACAAACACTCGTATTTATGATCTCCAGTGCTGTTATATTGCATGCAAAACGATGTAATGAGTTCAATGGATTTTGGTTTATTCAACCGTTAACTGGATTGCAACATCAGAAAAAAGACGAAAATTACGAGGATCTGAAGAACACAGGATCTCGTTGTCTGCATGATGGCATTTCATGCACAAAATTTATTATGGAAGGCATGCGATCATATCTACTTTATGGTATACCATTAGATCTGTTGAGTATTGTTAGAAAAGGCAGACTGCCGCGACGTTTGGAGGACTTAAAAAGATTACAATTTAAAATGACTGCATTTTTTCTATCCTATGTGGGAATTTATAGG tTATCAAGCTGCGCTTTGAGTCGCGTCACAAATTCAACTAATGATGCATCACAACATCTGTTATCAGCTGGCTTAGGTGGCCTTTCCTATATATTTTTGGGTAAATTGACATTTAGCGCTTTGGCCTTTGTCATAGCAGTTCAAGCAGCCTGGCAGTCCTACTGTTATCAGCACAAAGATCAAGAGGTTAAAAAATCGTTACTTTTACAGAGATTTTCTTTTGCTAAATTCATGATTCCAGTTAATCTCGCTTATTTAGCGCATTGTTATGTTTTCCACCACAATGAACTATCTAATTTAGCGAAAGAATTTTTTCGTGGCATAACGGATAATAG ATTTCAACGCATATACCAATTTTTACTGAGTGTAATGGCTGAAAATGGAAAAAAGCAGTTATGA